The proteins below are encoded in one region of Parus major isolate Abel chromosome 7, Parus_major1.1, whole genome shotgun sequence:
- the BBS5 gene encoding Bardet-Biedl syndrome 5 protein isoform X2, producing the protein MTLQGVGCAALQGTEWSKFAYGKGVRLFMNTAVIVNSLPSTSPPQSSSALIVSAFLLQIACDKFADHLALTVIAQSQSLAYETSKMYRDLKLRSALIQNKQLRLLPQEQIYDKVNGVWNLSSDQGNLGTFFITNVRIVWHANMNDSFNVSIPYLQIRSIKMRDSKFGLALVIESSQQSGGYVLGFKIDPVEKLQEAVKEINSLHKVYSANPIFGVDYEMEEKPQPLEDLTVEQVPDDVEIEADEHTDAFVAYFADENKQHDREPVFSEELGLAIEKLKDGFTLQGLWEVMT; encoded by the exons ATGACCCTGCAGGGGGTTGGATGTGCTGCTCTACAGGGTACAGAATGGAGTAAATTTGCATATGGTAAAGGGGTGAGGTTATTCATGAATACTGCTGTGATAGTTAACTCACTGCCTTCCACTTCTCCTCCCCAGAGCAGTTCTGCACTGATTGTGTCTGCATTTTTACT GCAAATTGCTTGTGACAAATTTGCGGATCATTTGGCGCTCACTGTCATTGCCCAGAGTCAATCTCT AGCTTATGAAACTTCCAAAATGTATCGTGATCTGAAGCTGAGAAGTGCATTGattcaaaacaaacaactgaGATTGTTACCACAAGAACAAATATATGATAAAGTCAATGGAGTTTGGAATCTGTCAAGTGACCAG GGGAATTTGGgaacattttttattactaatGTGAGAATAGTTTGGCATGCAAATATGAACGACAGCTTTAATGTCAGCATACCATATCTACAAATT CGTTCAATAAAAATGAGAGACTCAAAGTTTGGCTTGGCACTTGTGATAGAGAGTTCTCAGCAG AGTGGAGGATATGTACTTGGTTTTAAAATAGACCCTGTAGAGAAACTACAGGAGGCAGTGAAAGAGATCAATTCACTTCACAAAGTTTATTCAGCTAATCCTATATTTGGAGTGGATtatgaaatggaagaaaag CCTCAACCCCTTGAAGACCTAACAGTGGAGCAGGTTCCAGATGATGTGGAAATAGAAGCTGATGAACATACAGATGCTTTTGTG gCTTATTTTGCTGATGAAAACAAG CAACACGACCGCGAGCCTGTTTTTTCAGAAGAACTGGGACTTGCAATAGAGAAGCTAAAGGATGGATTCACACTCCAGGGACTCTGGGAAGTAATGACCTGA
- the KLHL41 gene encoding kelch-like protein 41 — MYLYLASQIKLQRLQAGQKAHWSAFFTDKPLGRQQLKLSPPSPFPSVCEMDSQRELTEELRLYQSTLLQDGLKELLEEKKFVDCSLKAGDRSLPCHRLILSACSPYFREYFLSEQNEEKKKEVVLDNVDPNILDMIIKYLYSASIDLNDSNVQDIFALASRFQIPSVFTVCVSYLQKRLAVGNCLAILRLGVLLDCPRLAFSARDFVSDHFVQICQEEDFMQLAPHELISVISPDSLNVEKEELVFEAVMRWVRTDKENRIKSLGEIFDCIRFRLMPEKYFKEQVEKDDIIKSNSDLQKKVKIIKDAFAGKLPDSSKSTEKSTKGEVNGDVGDEDLLPGYLNDLPRHGMFVKDLILLVNDTAAVAYDPLENECYLAALAEQIPRNHSSIVTKQNQVYIVGGLYVEEENKDQPFQSYFFQLDSIAGEWVALPPLPSARCLFGLGESDNKIYVIAGKDLRTEESLDSVLCYDPVAMKWGEIKKLPIKVYGHATISNNGLIYCLGGKTDDKKCTNRLFVYNPKKGDWRDLAPMKVPRSMFGTAIHKGKIVIAGGVTEEGLTASVEAFDLTTNKWEVMPEFPQERSSISLVTLSGALYAIGGFAMIQLESKEFAPSEVTDIWKYDDEKKEWVGILKEIRYATGASCLATRLNLFKLSKL, encoded by the exons ATGTACCTATATTTAGCAAGTCAGATTAAGTTGCAGAGGCTTCAAGCAGGGCAAAAAGCACATTGGTCTGCCTTTTTTACAGACAAACCTTTGGGCAGACAACAGCTAAagctttctcctccctcccctttcccaagTGTTTGCGAAATGGATTCCCAAAGGGAACTCACTGAAGAGCTCAGACTTTACCAATCTACCCTCCTTCAGGATGGCCTCAAGGAACTCCTTGAAGAGAAAAAGTTTGTAGATTGCTCTCTAAAAGCTGGTGACAGAAGCCTGCCTTGCCACAGATTGATTCTGTCGGCATGTAGCCCTTATTTTCGTGAGTATTTCTTATCTGagcaaaatgaagagaaaaagaaggaggtAGTTCTAGATAACGTTGACCCCAACATCCTGGATATGATTATCAAATACCTTTATTCAGCAAGTATTGATCTCAATGATTCTAATGTGCaagatatttttgctttggCCAGTCGCTTTCAGATCCCTTCTGTATTCACTGTGTGCGTCTCCTATCTTCAGAAGAGGCTTGCTGTTGGTAACTGTCTGGCCATCCTGCGGTTAGGTGTTCTACTTGATTGCCCAAGACTTGCATTTTCTGCCCGTGATTTTGTTTCAGATCATTTTGTGCAGATCTGCCAAGAAGAGGACTTCATGCAGCTTGCCCCGCATGAACTTATCTCAGTTATTTCACCTGACAGTTTAAACGTAGAGAAGGAAGAACTGGTATTTGAAGCAGTAATGAGATGGGTCCGAACAGACAAGGAGAACAGAATAAAGAGCCTGGGGGAAATTTTTGACTGCATACGTTTTCGTCTAAtgccagaaaaatatttcaaagaacaGGTTGAGAAGGATGATATAATTAAAAGCAACTCAGACCttcagaaaaaagtaaagattaTTAAGGATGCTTTTGCTGGAAAACTGCCTGACTCtagcaaaagcacagaaaaatcaacCAAAGGGGAGGTGAATGGTGATGTAGGAGATGAAGATTTACTGCCTGGCTACCTAAATGACCTTCCCAGGCATGGCATGTTCGTCAAAGACCTGATTCTTCTGGTTAATGACACTGCTGCAGTAGCCTATGATCCTCTTGAAAATGAATGCTACCTAGCAGCCCTCGCAGAACAGATTCCCAGAAATCATTCCAGTATAGTCACCAAACAAAATCAGGTCTATATTGTTGGAGGACTCTATGTGGAAGAGGAGAACAAGGATCAGCCTTTCCAGTCATACTTCTTCCAG CTGGACAGCATTGCTGGTGAGTGGGTTGCCCTTCCTCCACTGCCGTCAGCCAGGTGTCTCTTTGGGCTGGGAGAGTCAGACAACAAGATCTATGTAATAGCAGGCAAGGACCTTCGCACTGAGGAGTCACTAGATTCAGTATTGTGCTATGACCCTGT GGCAATGAAATGGGGTGAGATCAAAAAGCTGCCCATCAAAGTATATGGCCATGCAACTATCTCAAACAATGGATTGATATATTGTCTTGGTGGAAAAACTGATGATAA GAAATGCACTAATAGATTATTTGTGTACAATCCCAAGAAAGGAGACTGGAGAGACCTGGCTCCAATGAAAGTGCCTCGCTCAATGTTTGGAACAGCCATCCATAAGGGCAAGATTGTCATTGCAGGTGGTGTCACTGAAGAAGGCCTTACTGCATCTGTTGAAGCTTTTGACTTGACCACCAATAA ATGGGAGGTAATGCCTGAATTTCCCCAAGAGAGAAGTTCTATTAGTTTAGTCACTTTAAGCGGAGCTTTGTATGCTATTGGAGGCTTCGCAATGATTCAACTTGAATCTAAAGAATTTGCACCTAGTGAAGTCACTGACATATGGAA gtaTGATGATGAGAAGAAGGAATGGGTTGGCATACTAAAAGAGATCCGATATGCTACTGGAGCCTCCTGCCTGGCCACACGCTTAAACCTGTTCAAGTTATCAAAACTGTAA
- the BBS5 gene encoding Bardet-Biedl syndrome 5 protein isoform X1, translating to MSGVLDVLWEDRDVRFDISPQQMKMRPGEVLIDCLESVEDTKGNNGDRGKLLVTNLRIIWRSLSLPRVNLSVGYNCVINITTRTANSKLRGQTEALYILTKCNNTRFEFIFTNVVPGSPRLFTSVIAVHRAYETSKMYRDLKLRSALIQNKQLRLLPQEQIYDKVNGVWNLSSDQGNLGTFFITNVRIVWHANMNDSFNVSIPYLQIRSIKMRDSKFGLALVIESSQQSGGYVLGFKIDPVEKLQEAVKEINSLHKVYSANPIFGVDYEMEEKPQPLEDLTVEQVPDDVEIEADEHTDAFVAYFADENKQHDREPVFSEELGLAIEKLKDGFTLQGLWEVMT from the exons ATGAGCGGGGTACTCGACGTGCTGTGGGAGGACAGGGATGTCCGCTTTGACATCTCCCCGCA acaaatgaaaatgagaCCTGGAGAGGTCCTTATAGACTGCTTAGAGTCTGTTGAAGATACCAAAGGAAACAATGGAGACAGAG GCAAATTGCTTGTGACAAATTTGCGGATCATTTGGCGCTCACTGTCATTGCCCAGAGTCAATCTCT CTGTCGGTTACAACTGTGTTATAAATATAACTACAAGAACTGCCAACTCA aaatTACGAGGGCAGACAGAAGCTCTGTATATATTGACTAAATGTAACAATACTCGGTTTGAGTTCATTTTTACCAATGTTGTTCCTGGAAGTCCCAGACTTTTCACTTCAGTTATTGCTGTGCACAG AGCTTATGAAACTTCCAAAATGTATCGTGATCTGAAGCTGAGAAGTGCATTGattcaaaacaaacaactgaGATTGTTACCACAAGAACAAATATATGATAAAGTCAATGGAGTTTGGAATCTGTCAAGTGACCAG GGGAATTTGGgaacattttttattactaatGTGAGAATAGTTTGGCATGCAAATATGAACGACAGCTTTAATGTCAGCATACCATATCTACAAATT CGTTCAATAAAAATGAGAGACTCAAAGTTTGGCTTGGCACTTGTGATAGAGAGTTCTCAGCAG AGTGGAGGATATGTACTTGGTTTTAAAATAGACCCTGTAGAGAAACTACAGGAGGCAGTGAAAGAGATCAATTCACTTCACAAAGTTTATTCAGCTAATCCTATATTTGGAGTGGATtatgaaatggaagaaaag CCTCAACCCCTTGAAGACCTAACAGTGGAGCAGGTTCCAGATGATGTGGAAATAGAAGCTGATGAACATACAGATGCTTTTGTG gCTTATTTTGCTGATGAAAACAAG CAACACGACCGCGAGCCTGTTTTTTCAGAAGAACTGGGACTTGCAATAGAGAAGCTAAAGGATGGATTCACACTCCAGGGACTCTGGGAAGTAATGACCTGA